The DNA segment CGCCGACCGGTTCGCCGGCCGCGAGAAGGAGATCTCGGCGGCCTACCGCTCGGTGCAGAAGAAGTTCGTGCGCCAGCGCATCCTGCGCGACAAGGTGCGCATCGACGGCCGCGGGCTCGCCGACATCCGGCAGCTGTCCGCCGAGGTCGACGTGCTGCCCCGCGTGCACGGCTCGGCGCTGTTCGAGCGCGGCGAGACGCAGATCCTCGGCGTCACCACGCTCAACATGCTCCGGCTCGAGCAGCAGATCGACTCGCTGTCGCCGCAGACCCGCAAGCGCTACATGCACAACTACAACTTCCCGCCGTACTCCACCGGCGAGACCGGCCGGGTCGGCTCGCCCAAGCGGCGCGAGATCGGGCACGGCGCGCTGGCGGAGCGGGCACTGATCCCGGTCCTGCCCAGCCGCGAGGAGTTCCCGTACGCGATCCGGCAGGTGTCGGAGGCGCTGGGCTCCAACGGCTCCACCTCGATGGGCTCGGTCTGCGCCTCGACGCTGGGACTGCTCAACGCCGGCGTGCCGCTGAAGGCTCCGGTCGCGGGTATCGCGATGGGGCTGATCTCTGACACCGTCGACGGCAAGACCGAGTACGTGGCGCTGACCGACATCCTCGGAGCCGAGGACGCCTTCGGCGACATGGACTTCAAGGTCGCCGGCACCAAGGACTTCGTGACCGCGCTGCAGTTGGACACCAAGCTGGACGGCATCCCGTCCGAGGTGCTGGCCGCGGCGCTGTCCCAGGCCCGCGATGCCCGGCTGCACATCCTGGACGTGATGGCCGAGGCGATCGACCGTCCGGACGAGATGAGCCCGTACGCGCCGCGGGTCACCGTGGTCAAGATCCCGGTGGACAAGATCGGCGCGGTGATCGGCCCGAAGGGGCAGATGATCAACGCGATCCAGGACGAGACCGGCGCCCAGATCACCATCGAGGACGACGGCACCATCTATGTCGGAGCCTCCGACGGGGCGTCCGCGGCCGCCGCGGTGGACCGGATCAACGCGATCGCCAACCCGCAGATGCCCAAGGTGGGCGAGCGGTTCCTGGGCACGGTGGTCAAGACCGCGGCCTTCGGCGCCTTCATCTCGCTGCTGCCCGGCAAGGACGGCCTGGTGCACATCTCCAAGCTGGGCAACGGCAAGCGGATCGGCAAGGTCGAGGACGTCGTCAACGTCGGCGACAAGCTGCAGGTCGAGATCGTCGAGATCGACCAGCGCGGCAAGATCAGCCTGGTCCCGGTGGCCGACGAGGCCGCCGGCGCCGCCGAGTCGGTTCCGGCCGAAGCGGGCGCGACCGAGGAGTAAAAACCCCTGCGCTCAGCGCGGGAACTGCCCTGAGGGGGCACGGGAGTCTCTCCCGTGCCCCCTCAGGCGTTTCTGAGGGGAATGTGCAGCGGGCAGGACCAAGGCGTTGCGGGGGAGGATCCACCCGCGGCCCGGTGGCTGCCCTGATCGTAATTTCTGAGGGTGTGCCGAGGGCGGGTCAGCAGGTATTGTCTTGTAGTCCGATCGGAAAGACAGAATCGCTGGAGTCGCGCATGACCAGGACCCCTTCCCGCCGGCCTGCCGGTGCCGCGCTGGTAGCCGCCGCGGCGGCGCTGTTGCTGGCGGTGACCGGCTGCTCGTCCTCCGACGCGTCCTCCGGCGGCAAGCTGTCCCTGGTCGCGTTCTCGGTGCCCAAGCCCGCCTACGAGGCGCTGACCACGGCGTTCACGGCCACCGACAAGGGCAAGGGCGTCAGCTGGGCATCCTCCTACGGCGCCAGCGGCACCCAGAGCCAGTCGGTCAGCAACGGCCAGGAAGCCGACTTCGTCGCGCTCTCGCTCGAGCCGGACATGACCAAGCTGGTGCCCAAGTTCGTCGACCCGAGCTGGAACAGCGGCCCGACCAAGGGCATGGTGTCGAGCTCGGTGGTGGTGTTCGCGGTCCGCAAGGGCAACCCGCTGCAGATCAAGGGCTGGGACGACCTGATCAAGACAGACGTCGACATCGTCACGCCCGACCCGGGGTCCTCCGGCGGGGCCAAGTGGAACGTGCTGGCCGCCTACTCCTACGTCCTGGCCAACGGCGGGACCGAGGCGCAGGCCCAGGACTACCTCAAGGCGTTCTTCGCCAACGTGGTCAGCAAGCCCTCCAGCGCCGCCAACGCGACCTCGACGTTCCTCAACGGCACCGGCGACGTCCTGCTGTCCTACGAGAACGAGGCCATCGCGGCGCGGCAGAAGGGCCAGCCGCTGGACTACGTGGTGCCGGCCGAGTCGATCCTGATCGAGAACCCGGGCGCGGTGACCAAGACCGCGCCGCAGGCGGCCAAGGACTTCCTGGAGTTCGTGCGCACCGAGACGGGCCAGCAGGTCTTCGTCGAGAAGGGCTTCCGGCCGGTGATCGAGGGCGTCCCGACGGGCAGCGTGGCCGGCGCCAACGACCCGGCCAACCCGTTCCCCCCGGTGGCCAAGCTGCAGACCATCGCGGACCTCGGCGGCTGGAGCGCGGTGAACAAGAAGTACTTCGACAAGGGCTCCGGCATCGTGACCAGGATCATCAGCGGCGCCGGTGGCTGAGTCGCGGGCCGTGCCGGCCGGGTCGCGGCCGCGACGGCACAGCCACCCGACGGCGGATCGGCAGCGGCTGGGCGCCGTCTCGGGCGCCGGCCTGGGACTGGCGGTGCTCTGGCTGAGCCTGCTGGTGCTGCTGCCACTGGCCGCGGTGGTGGCCAAGGGGGCCGGCGCGGGGCTGGACGACTTCTGGGCCGCCGTCACCACCCCCGAGGCGCTGTCGGTGATCCGGCTGACCGTGCTGGCCGCTGCCGCGGTCAGCGCGGTCAACGCCGTGATGGGCACCCTGATCGCCTGGGTGCTGGTGCGCGAGGACTTCGCAGGCAAGCGGGTGCTCGAGGTGCTGATCGACATCCCGTTCGCCCTGCCGACGATCGTGGCCGGGTTGGTGCTGAACACCCTGTACGGCCCGCACAGCCCGATCGGGGTGAACTGGTACGCCACCCGGCCCGGGGTGCTGGTGGCGCTGCTGTTCGTGACCCTGCCGTTCGTGGTGCGCACCGTGGAACCGGTGCTGCTGTCGCTGGAGACCGACGCCGAGCAGGCCGCCGCCTCGCTCGGGGCCGGCCCGATCCGGACGTTCGTGCGGATCGTGCTGCCGGCCATCGCGCCGGCGATCGCCGCGGGGGCCTCGCTGGCATTCGGCAGGGCGATGGGGGAGTACGGCGCGGTCATCCTGATCTCCGGCCAGCTGCCCAGAACCCAGGTCGCCTCGCAGTACATCTTCCAGCAGATCGAGAGCGGCTACCTGCCGGACGCGGCGGCGGTCGCGACCGTGCTGCTGCTGATCAGCGTGCTGGTGCTGGCCGCGCTGCGCGGCCTGCAGCACTGGGCGGCGCGCCGTGGCTGAGCGAGCTGTGACAGCGCCGGCCGGAGCCAGCGCCCTCGAGGCCGGCGGGCCGCCGGCGCCGGCCGGCGAGCGGGCATCCCGGCCGGTGACCGCCCGGCCGACCCGACGGCGGCGACGGACCAGCCGCAGCCGGTGGGCCCTGCGACTGGTGGCGATGGGCTACGTGGGCATCCTGGTGGCACTGCCGGTGGGGCTGGTGCTGTGGCGCACCATCGACCAGGGCG comes from the Jatrophihabitans sp. genome and includes:
- a CDS encoding polyribonucleotide nucleotidyltransferase; translated protein: AWNLITTENVQAPTEEIVAQGLEAAKPFIATLCRAQQQVAAAAAKPTAEFPLFLDYQDDVYAAVEQAVGDDLAQALTIAGKSEREARVDELKESVKASLADRFAGREKEISAAYRSVQKKFVRQRILRDKVRIDGRGLADIRQLSAEVDVLPRVHGSALFERGETQILGVTTLNMLRLEQQIDSLSPQTRKRYMHNYNFPPYSTGETGRVGSPKRREIGHGALAERALIPVLPSREEFPYAIRQVSEALGSNGSTSMGSVCASTLGLLNAGVPLKAPVAGIAMGLISDTVDGKTEYVALTDILGAEDAFGDMDFKVAGTKDFVTALQLDTKLDGIPSEVLAAALSQARDARLHILDVMAEAIDRPDEMSPYAPRVTVVKIPVDKIGAVIGPKGQMINAIQDETGAQITIEDDGTIYVGASDGASAAAAVDRINAIANPQMPKVGERFLGTVVKTAAFGAFISLLPGKDGLVHISKLGNGKRIGKVEDVVNVGDKLQVEIVEIDQRGKISLVPVADEAAGAAESVPAEAGATEE
- a CDS encoding sulfate ABC transporter substrate-binding protein, whose protein sequence is MTRTPSRRPAGAALVAAAAALLLAVTGCSSSDASSGGKLSLVAFSVPKPAYEALTTAFTATDKGKGVSWASSYGASGTQSQSVSNGQEADFVALSLEPDMTKLVPKFVDPSWNSGPTKGMVSSSVVVFAVRKGNPLQIKGWDDLIKTDVDIVTPDPGSSGGAKWNVLAAYSYVLANGGTEAQAQDYLKAFFANVVSKPSSAANATSTFLNGTGDVLLSYENEAIAARQKGQPLDYVVPAESILIENPGAVTKTAPQAAKDFLEFVRTETGQQVFVEKGFRPVIEGVPTGSVAGANDPANPFPPVAKLQTIADLGGWSAVNKKYFDKGSGIVTRIISGAGG
- the cysT gene encoding sulfate ABC transporter permease subunit CysT, producing the protein MAESRAVPAGSRPRRHSHPTADRQRLGAVSGAGLGLAVLWLSLLVLLPLAAVVAKGAGAGLDDFWAAVTTPEALSVIRLTVLAAAAVSAVNAVMGTLIAWVLVREDFAGKRVLEVLIDIPFALPTIVAGLVLNTLYGPHSPIGVNWYATRPGVLVALLFVTLPFVVRTVEPVLLSLETDAEQAAASLGAGPIRTFVRIVLPAIAPAIAAGASLAFGRAMGEYGAVILISGQLPRTQVASQYIFQQIESGYLPDAAAVATVLLLISVLVLAALRGLQHWAARRG